In the Pithys albifrons albifrons isolate INPA30051 chromosome 3, PitAlb_v1, whole genome shotgun sequence genome, one interval contains:
- the SLC6A6 gene encoding sodium- and chloride-dependent taurine transporter isoform X3, which translates to MATKEKLQCLKDFHKDILKPSPGKSPGTRPEDEAEGKPPQREKWASKIDFLLSVAGGFIGLGNVWRFPYLCYKNGGGAFLIPYFIFLFGGGLPVFFLEVVLGQYTSEGGITCWEKICPIFTGIGYASIVIVSLLNVYYIVILAWGLYYLFQSFQSVLPWAHCHQKWNTPTCVEDTLRKNKTLWISLNATNFTSPVTEFWERNVLSLSSGIEDIGIIKWDLALCLLLVWVICFFCIWKGVKSTGKVVYITATFPFIMLLVLLIRGVTLPGAAEGIKFYLYPDISRLADPQVWIDAGTQIFFSYAICLGAMTSLGSYNKYKYNCYRDCLLLGCLNSGTSFVSGFAIFSVLGFMAQEQGVNIADVAESGPGLAFIAYPKAVSMMPLPTFWAILFFIMLLLLGLDSQFVEVEGQITSLVDLHPSFLRKGYRREIFIAIVCFLSYLLGLTMVTEGGMYVFQLFDYYAASGVCLLWVAFFECIAVAWVYGADNIYDAIEDMIGYRPGPWMKWSWIVITPVLCVGCFIFSLAKYKPLTYNKVYTYPDWAIGLGWVLALSSMICIPMVMVIRIIQSDGSLIERIKAVAAPKEVNRWSKETESGTPFCPNGTSNGGLIKPTHIIVETMM; encoded by the exons ATGGCAACAAAGGAAAAGCTTCAGTGCTTGAAAGATTTCCACAAGGACATCCTCAAACCTTCCCCCGGCAAGAGCCCAGGGACACGGCCTGAGGATGAGGCAGAGGGAAAGCCGCCCCAGCGGGAGAAGTGGGCGAGCAAGATTGACTTTCTGCTGTCCGTGGCGGGTGGATTTATTGGTTTAGGCAATGTCTGGCGGTTTCCGTATCTCTGCTACAAAAATGGCGGAG GTGCATTTCTTATACcttatttcattttcctattTGGGGGAGGTCTTCCTGTGTTTTTCCTGGAGGTGGTGCTAGGACAGTATACCTCTGAAGGTGGAATTACATGCTGGGAAAAGATCTGCCCTATTTTCACTG GAATTGGTTATGCTTCCATAGTGATTGTGTCCCTTCTGAACGTGTACTACATTGTGATCCTGGCCTGGGGACTCTACTACCTGTTCCAGTCGTTCCAGAGCGTGCTGCCATGGGCCCACTGCCACCAGAAGTGGAACACACCTACCTGTGTGGAAGACACTCTCAGGAAGAACAAAACACTTTGGATATCACTGAATGCCACTAACTTCACCTCTCCTGTCACAGAGTTTTGGGA gcGCAATGTACTGAGCTTGTCCTCAGGAATTGAAGATATTGGTATTATCAAGTGGGATCTAGCACTGTGTCTCCTCCTTGTCTGGGTGATATGTTTCTTCTGCATTTGGAAAGGAGTCAAATCCACTGGCAAA gtaGTGTACATCACTGCCACGTTCCCTTTCATCATGCTCCTTGTTCTACTTATCCGTGGTGTgaccctgcctggagctgcagaaggCATCAAGTTTTATCTTTACCCTGATATCTCACGGTTAGCTGACCCACAG GTCTGGATAGATGCAGGGACACAAATCTTCTTCTCATATGCAATCTGCTTAGGAGCAATGACTTCCCTGGGGAGCTACAACAAATACAAATACAACTGCTATAG GGACTGTTTGCTGCTGGGATGCCTGAACAGTGGTACCAGTTTTGTGTCTGGCTTCGCAATTTTTTCCGTCCTGGGCTTCATGGCACAAGAGCAAGGGGTGAACATTGCTGATGTGGCAGAGTCAG GTCCAGGCCTGGCCTTCATTGCCTATCCAAAAGCTGTGTCCATGATGCCACTGCCCACCTTTTGGGcaatccttttttttattatgcttCTGTTGCTTGGACTGGATAGCCAG TTTGTTGAAGTTGAAGGACAGATCACGTCATTAGTTGATCTGCACCCATCCTTCCTAAGGAAGGGTTACCGACGGGAAATCTTCATCGCTATAGTGTGTTTCCTTAGCTATCTTCTGGGACTAACTATGGTGACTGAG GGTGGCATGTATGTTTTTCAACTCTTTGACTACTATGCAGCTAGTGGTGTATGCCTTTTGTGGGTTGCATTCTTTGAATGTATTGCTGTAGCCTGGGTTTATG GCGCTGATAATATTTATGATGCCATTGAGGATATGATTGGATACAGACCTGGTCCCTGGATGAAATGGAGCTGGATTGTGATCACACCAGTTCTTTGTGTC GGGTGCTTTATCTTTTCTTTGGCCAAGTACAAACCCCTGACCTACAACAAGGTCTACACATACCCAGACTGGGCAATTGGTCTGGGCTGGGTTCTTGCCCTTTCCTCCATGATCTGCATCCCTATGGTGATGGTCATCCGCATCATTCAGTCAGATGGGTCACTCATTGAG aggatAAAGGCAGTGGCTGCCCCCAAGGAAGTGAATCGATGGTCCAAAGAAACAGAGAGTGGCACCCCCTTCTGCCCCAATGGAACTTCAAATGGCGGATTGATCAAGCCAACTCATATCATTGTGGAAACCATGATGTGA
- the SLC6A6 gene encoding sodium- and chloride-dependent taurine transporter isoform X4, translated as MEESPLPIYIEEGTEVPIAKKELIALGIRQIWTQKTTESRNMATKEKLQCLKDFHKDILKPSPGKSPGTRPEDEAEGKPPQREKWASKIDFLLSVAGGFIGLGNVWRFPYLCYKNGGGAFLIPYFIFLFGGGLPVFFLEVVLGQYTSEGGITCWEKICPIFTGIGYASIVIVSLLNVYYIVILAWGLYYLFQSFQSVLPWAHCHQKWNTPTCVEDTLRKNKTLWISLNATNFTSPVTEFWERNVLSLSSGIEDIGIIKWDLALCLLLVWVICFFCIWKGVKSTGKVVYITATFPFIMLLVLLIRGVTLPGAAEGIKFYLYPDISRLADPQVWIDAGTQIFFSYAICLGAMTSLGSYNKYKYNCYRDCLLLGCLNSGTSFVSGFAIFSVLGFMAQEQGVNIADVAESGPGLAFIAYPKAVSMMPLPTFWAILFFIMLLLLGLDSQFVEVEGQITSLVDLHPSFLRKGYRREIFIAIVCFLSYLLGLTMVTEGGMYVFQLFDYYAASGVCLLWVAFFECIAVAWVYGADNIYDAIEDMIGYRPGPWMKWSWIVITPVLCVGCFIFSLAKYKPLTYNKVYTYPDWAIGLGWVLALSSMICIPMVMVIRIIQSDGSLIERIKAVAAPKEVNRWSKETESGTPFCPNGTSNGGLIKPTHIIVETMM; from the exons aAAGCAGAAATATGGCAACAAAGGAAAAGCTTCAGTGCTTGAAAGATTTCCACAAGGACATCCTCAAACCTTCCCCCGGCAAGAGCCCAGGGACACGGCCTGAGGATGAGGCAGAGGGAAAGCCGCCCCAGCGGGAGAAGTGGGCGAGCAAGATTGACTTTCTGCTGTCCGTGGCGGGTGGATTTATTGGTTTAGGCAATGTCTGGCGGTTTCCGTATCTCTGCTACAAAAATGGCGGAG GTGCATTTCTTATACcttatttcattttcctattTGGGGGAGGTCTTCCTGTGTTTTTCCTGGAGGTGGTGCTAGGACAGTATACCTCTGAAGGTGGAATTACATGCTGGGAAAAGATCTGCCCTATTTTCACTG GAATTGGTTATGCTTCCATAGTGATTGTGTCCCTTCTGAACGTGTACTACATTGTGATCCTGGCCTGGGGACTCTACTACCTGTTCCAGTCGTTCCAGAGCGTGCTGCCATGGGCCCACTGCCACCAGAAGTGGAACACACCTACCTGTGTGGAAGACACTCTCAGGAAGAACAAAACACTTTGGATATCACTGAATGCCACTAACTTCACCTCTCCTGTCACAGAGTTTTGGGA gcGCAATGTACTGAGCTTGTCCTCAGGAATTGAAGATATTGGTATTATCAAGTGGGATCTAGCACTGTGTCTCCTCCTTGTCTGGGTGATATGTTTCTTCTGCATTTGGAAAGGAGTCAAATCCACTGGCAAA gtaGTGTACATCACTGCCACGTTCCCTTTCATCATGCTCCTTGTTCTACTTATCCGTGGTGTgaccctgcctggagctgcagaaggCATCAAGTTTTATCTTTACCCTGATATCTCACGGTTAGCTGACCCACAG GTCTGGATAGATGCAGGGACACAAATCTTCTTCTCATATGCAATCTGCTTAGGAGCAATGACTTCCCTGGGGAGCTACAACAAATACAAATACAACTGCTATAG GGACTGTTTGCTGCTGGGATGCCTGAACAGTGGTACCAGTTTTGTGTCTGGCTTCGCAATTTTTTCCGTCCTGGGCTTCATGGCACAAGAGCAAGGGGTGAACATTGCTGATGTGGCAGAGTCAG GTCCAGGCCTGGCCTTCATTGCCTATCCAAAAGCTGTGTCCATGATGCCACTGCCCACCTTTTGGGcaatccttttttttattatgcttCTGTTGCTTGGACTGGATAGCCAG TTTGTTGAAGTTGAAGGACAGATCACGTCATTAGTTGATCTGCACCCATCCTTCCTAAGGAAGGGTTACCGACGGGAAATCTTCATCGCTATAGTGTGTTTCCTTAGCTATCTTCTGGGACTAACTATGGTGACTGAG GGTGGCATGTATGTTTTTCAACTCTTTGACTACTATGCAGCTAGTGGTGTATGCCTTTTGTGGGTTGCATTCTTTGAATGTATTGCTGTAGCCTGGGTTTATG GCGCTGATAATATTTATGATGCCATTGAGGATATGATTGGATACAGACCTGGTCCCTGGATGAAATGGAGCTGGATTGTGATCACACCAGTTCTTTGTGTC GGGTGCTTTATCTTTTCTTTGGCCAAGTACAAACCCCTGACCTACAACAAGGTCTACACATACCCAGACTGGGCAATTGGTCTGGGCTGGGTTCTTGCCCTTTCCTCCATGATCTGCATCCCTATGGTGATGGTCATCCGCATCATTCAGTCAGATGGGTCACTCATTGAG aggatAAAGGCAGTGGCTGCCCCCAAGGAAGTGAATCGATGGTCCAAAGAAACAGAGAGTGGCACCCCCTTCTGCCCCAATGGAACTTCAAATGGCGGATTGATCAAGCCAACTCATATCATTGTGGAAACCATGATGTGA
- the SLC6A6 gene encoding sodium- and chloride-dependent taurine transporter isoform X2, which produces MLQLMLMGLPGRENTFRRDSASLPHPMEESPLPIYIEEGTEVPIESRNMATKEKLQCLKDFHKDILKPSPGKSPGTRPEDEAEGKPPQREKWASKIDFLLSVAGGFIGLGNVWRFPYLCYKNGGGAFLIPYFIFLFGGGLPVFFLEVVLGQYTSEGGITCWEKICPIFTGIGYASIVIVSLLNVYYIVILAWGLYYLFQSFQSVLPWAHCHQKWNTPTCVEDTLRKNKTLWISLNATNFTSPVTEFWERNVLSLSSGIEDIGIIKWDLALCLLLVWVICFFCIWKGVKSTGKVVYITATFPFIMLLVLLIRGVTLPGAAEGIKFYLYPDISRLADPQVWIDAGTQIFFSYAICLGAMTSLGSYNKYKYNCYRDCLLLGCLNSGTSFVSGFAIFSVLGFMAQEQGVNIADVAESGPGLAFIAYPKAVSMMPLPTFWAILFFIMLLLLGLDSQFVEVEGQITSLVDLHPSFLRKGYRREIFIAIVCFLSYLLGLTMVTEGGMYVFQLFDYYAASGVCLLWVAFFECIAVAWVYGADNIYDAIEDMIGYRPGPWMKWSWIVITPVLCVGCFIFSLAKYKPLTYNKVYTYPDWAIGLGWVLALSSMICIPMVMVIRIIQSDGSLIERIKAVAAPKEVNRWSKETESGTPFCPNGTSNGGLIKPTHIIVETMM; this is translated from the exons aAAGCAGAAATATGGCAACAAAGGAAAAGCTTCAGTGCTTGAAAGATTTCCACAAGGACATCCTCAAACCTTCCCCCGGCAAGAGCCCAGGGACACGGCCTGAGGATGAGGCAGAGGGAAAGCCGCCCCAGCGGGAGAAGTGGGCGAGCAAGATTGACTTTCTGCTGTCCGTGGCGGGTGGATTTATTGGTTTAGGCAATGTCTGGCGGTTTCCGTATCTCTGCTACAAAAATGGCGGAG GTGCATTTCTTATACcttatttcattttcctattTGGGGGAGGTCTTCCTGTGTTTTTCCTGGAGGTGGTGCTAGGACAGTATACCTCTGAAGGTGGAATTACATGCTGGGAAAAGATCTGCCCTATTTTCACTG GAATTGGTTATGCTTCCATAGTGATTGTGTCCCTTCTGAACGTGTACTACATTGTGATCCTGGCCTGGGGACTCTACTACCTGTTCCAGTCGTTCCAGAGCGTGCTGCCATGGGCCCACTGCCACCAGAAGTGGAACACACCTACCTGTGTGGAAGACACTCTCAGGAAGAACAAAACACTTTGGATATCACTGAATGCCACTAACTTCACCTCTCCTGTCACAGAGTTTTGGGA gcGCAATGTACTGAGCTTGTCCTCAGGAATTGAAGATATTGGTATTATCAAGTGGGATCTAGCACTGTGTCTCCTCCTTGTCTGGGTGATATGTTTCTTCTGCATTTGGAAAGGAGTCAAATCCACTGGCAAA gtaGTGTACATCACTGCCACGTTCCCTTTCATCATGCTCCTTGTTCTACTTATCCGTGGTGTgaccctgcctggagctgcagaaggCATCAAGTTTTATCTTTACCCTGATATCTCACGGTTAGCTGACCCACAG GTCTGGATAGATGCAGGGACACAAATCTTCTTCTCATATGCAATCTGCTTAGGAGCAATGACTTCCCTGGGGAGCTACAACAAATACAAATACAACTGCTATAG GGACTGTTTGCTGCTGGGATGCCTGAACAGTGGTACCAGTTTTGTGTCTGGCTTCGCAATTTTTTCCGTCCTGGGCTTCATGGCACAAGAGCAAGGGGTGAACATTGCTGATGTGGCAGAGTCAG GTCCAGGCCTGGCCTTCATTGCCTATCCAAAAGCTGTGTCCATGATGCCACTGCCCACCTTTTGGGcaatccttttttttattatgcttCTGTTGCTTGGACTGGATAGCCAG TTTGTTGAAGTTGAAGGACAGATCACGTCATTAGTTGATCTGCACCCATCCTTCCTAAGGAAGGGTTACCGACGGGAAATCTTCATCGCTATAGTGTGTTTCCTTAGCTATCTTCTGGGACTAACTATGGTGACTGAG GGTGGCATGTATGTTTTTCAACTCTTTGACTACTATGCAGCTAGTGGTGTATGCCTTTTGTGGGTTGCATTCTTTGAATGTATTGCTGTAGCCTGGGTTTATG GCGCTGATAATATTTATGATGCCATTGAGGATATGATTGGATACAGACCTGGTCCCTGGATGAAATGGAGCTGGATTGTGATCACACCAGTTCTTTGTGTC GGGTGCTTTATCTTTTCTTTGGCCAAGTACAAACCCCTGACCTACAACAAGGTCTACACATACCCAGACTGGGCAATTGGTCTGGGCTGGGTTCTTGCCCTTTCCTCCATGATCTGCATCCCTATGGTGATGGTCATCCGCATCATTCAGTCAGATGGGTCACTCATTGAG aggatAAAGGCAGTGGCTGCCCCCAAGGAAGTGAATCGATGGTCCAAAGAAACAGAGAGTGGCACCCCCTTCTGCCCCAATGGAACTTCAAATGGCGGATTGATCAAGCCAACTCATATCATTGTGGAAACCATGATGTGA
- the SLC6A6 gene encoding sodium- and chloride-dependent taurine transporter isoform X1 → MLQLMLMGLPGRENTFRRDSASLPHPMEESPLPIYIEEGTEVPIAKKELIALGIRQIWTQKTTESRNMATKEKLQCLKDFHKDILKPSPGKSPGTRPEDEAEGKPPQREKWASKIDFLLSVAGGFIGLGNVWRFPYLCYKNGGGAFLIPYFIFLFGGGLPVFFLEVVLGQYTSEGGITCWEKICPIFTGIGYASIVIVSLLNVYYIVILAWGLYYLFQSFQSVLPWAHCHQKWNTPTCVEDTLRKNKTLWISLNATNFTSPVTEFWERNVLSLSSGIEDIGIIKWDLALCLLLVWVICFFCIWKGVKSTGKVVYITATFPFIMLLVLLIRGVTLPGAAEGIKFYLYPDISRLADPQVWIDAGTQIFFSYAICLGAMTSLGSYNKYKYNCYRDCLLLGCLNSGTSFVSGFAIFSVLGFMAQEQGVNIADVAESGPGLAFIAYPKAVSMMPLPTFWAILFFIMLLLLGLDSQFVEVEGQITSLVDLHPSFLRKGYRREIFIAIVCFLSYLLGLTMVTEGGMYVFQLFDYYAASGVCLLWVAFFECIAVAWVYGADNIYDAIEDMIGYRPGPWMKWSWIVITPVLCVGCFIFSLAKYKPLTYNKVYTYPDWAIGLGWVLALSSMICIPMVMVIRIIQSDGSLIERIKAVAAPKEVNRWSKETESGTPFCPNGTSNGGLIKPTHIIVETMM, encoded by the exons aAAGCAGAAATATGGCAACAAAGGAAAAGCTTCAGTGCTTGAAAGATTTCCACAAGGACATCCTCAAACCTTCCCCCGGCAAGAGCCCAGGGACACGGCCTGAGGATGAGGCAGAGGGAAAGCCGCCCCAGCGGGAGAAGTGGGCGAGCAAGATTGACTTTCTGCTGTCCGTGGCGGGTGGATTTATTGGTTTAGGCAATGTCTGGCGGTTTCCGTATCTCTGCTACAAAAATGGCGGAG GTGCATTTCTTATACcttatttcattttcctattTGGGGGAGGTCTTCCTGTGTTTTTCCTGGAGGTGGTGCTAGGACAGTATACCTCTGAAGGTGGAATTACATGCTGGGAAAAGATCTGCCCTATTTTCACTG GAATTGGTTATGCTTCCATAGTGATTGTGTCCCTTCTGAACGTGTACTACATTGTGATCCTGGCCTGGGGACTCTACTACCTGTTCCAGTCGTTCCAGAGCGTGCTGCCATGGGCCCACTGCCACCAGAAGTGGAACACACCTACCTGTGTGGAAGACACTCTCAGGAAGAACAAAACACTTTGGATATCACTGAATGCCACTAACTTCACCTCTCCTGTCACAGAGTTTTGGGA gcGCAATGTACTGAGCTTGTCCTCAGGAATTGAAGATATTGGTATTATCAAGTGGGATCTAGCACTGTGTCTCCTCCTTGTCTGGGTGATATGTTTCTTCTGCATTTGGAAAGGAGTCAAATCCACTGGCAAA gtaGTGTACATCACTGCCACGTTCCCTTTCATCATGCTCCTTGTTCTACTTATCCGTGGTGTgaccctgcctggagctgcagaaggCATCAAGTTTTATCTTTACCCTGATATCTCACGGTTAGCTGACCCACAG GTCTGGATAGATGCAGGGACACAAATCTTCTTCTCATATGCAATCTGCTTAGGAGCAATGACTTCCCTGGGGAGCTACAACAAATACAAATACAACTGCTATAG GGACTGTTTGCTGCTGGGATGCCTGAACAGTGGTACCAGTTTTGTGTCTGGCTTCGCAATTTTTTCCGTCCTGGGCTTCATGGCACAAGAGCAAGGGGTGAACATTGCTGATGTGGCAGAGTCAG GTCCAGGCCTGGCCTTCATTGCCTATCCAAAAGCTGTGTCCATGATGCCACTGCCCACCTTTTGGGcaatccttttttttattatgcttCTGTTGCTTGGACTGGATAGCCAG TTTGTTGAAGTTGAAGGACAGATCACGTCATTAGTTGATCTGCACCCATCCTTCCTAAGGAAGGGTTACCGACGGGAAATCTTCATCGCTATAGTGTGTTTCCTTAGCTATCTTCTGGGACTAACTATGGTGACTGAG GGTGGCATGTATGTTTTTCAACTCTTTGACTACTATGCAGCTAGTGGTGTATGCCTTTTGTGGGTTGCATTCTTTGAATGTATTGCTGTAGCCTGGGTTTATG GCGCTGATAATATTTATGATGCCATTGAGGATATGATTGGATACAGACCTGGTCCCTGGATGAAATGGAGCTGGATTGTGATCACACCAGTTCTTTGTGTC GGGTGCTTTATCTTTTCTTTGGCCAAGTACAAACCCCTGACCTACAACAAGGTCTACACATACCCAGACTGGGCAATTGGTCTGGGCTGGGTTCTTGCCCTTTCCTCCATGATCTGCATCCCTATGGTGATGGTCATCCGCATCATTCAGTCAGATGGGTCACTCATTGAG aggatAAAGGCAGTGGCTGCCCCCAAGGAAGTGAATCGATGGTCCAAAGAAACAGAGAGTGGCACCCCCTTCTGCCCCAATGGAACTTCAAATGGCGGATTGATCAAGCCAACTCATATCATTGTGGAAACCATGATGTGA